DNA from Variovorax sp. V213:
CGACGACCTTGCCCAGGCGTACGCCTTGCGAACGCAGGGCCGGCAGGACACGCGGCCCCAGCCGGAGATCGGCTACGTCGACTTCACGCTGTGGCAGCGCAAGTGGCTTGGGAACAGTGAAGGCGAAGGCGAGCGGCAGCTGGCCTACTGGCGCAAGCGCCTCGGCGCCAGCCAGCCGGTGCTCGTGCTGACCACCGACCGGCCACGCGCCGCCGAGGCCCGCTACAGCGCTTCGCAGCATTCGCTCGACATTCCGGCCGGCCTCGCGCGGGAACTGAAGCAGCTGTCGCGTGCGCAGGGCGGTACCTTGTTCATGGCGCTGCTCGCGGCCTTCCATGCCCTGCTGTTCCGCTACACAGGCCAGAACGAGATTCGCGTCGGCGTGCCGGTGGCGGGCCGCAGCCGTCCGGAGACCTCGGGCGTCATCGGCATCTTCATCAACACGCTCGTGCTCGATGCGCGCCTGCATGCGCAAACGAGCCTGGCCGAATTGCTGGTGCAGGTGCGCGATACCTCGATCGAAGCCCAGGCGCACCAGGACCTGCCGTTCGAACGCGTGGTGCAGGCGCTGCGCGCGGAGCAAGGACACGCCGCTGCGCCGCTGTTCCAGGTGATGTTCAACCACCTGGGGCAGGGCGACCGCCCGCTGCGCGGCTGGCCCGGTCTGCAGGTGCGGCGCATCGATCTCGAGGAGCGTGCGGCGCCCTTCGAGCTGACGCTGGAAACCATCGAACGCGAAGACGGCGGCATCCGCGCCAACTTCCGCTATGCGGCCGAGCTTTTCGAGCCGGAGACTGTCGAGCGCATGGCTGGCCATTACAAGCGCGTGCTCGAAGCGCTGGTGGGCCAGCCCGCATCGAAGCTCGGCGAACTGGATCTGCTGGGCGATGCGGAGCGCGCCAGGCTCGCGCAATGGGGCGTCAACACCCATCGCCGCGGCGAAGCGCAATGCGTGCATCGCCTGATCGAGCAACAGGCCGCGGAGTGCCCGAATGCCACCGCGCTGATCTTCGGCACGGAAGTCTTGAGCTACGGCGAACTCAACCGCAGGGCCAATCAACTCGCGCACCGCCTGATCGAAGAGGGGGTACGCCCCGAGGTGAAGGTCGGCGTGGCGCTGGAGCGCAGCGCCGAGCTGGTGGTCGGCCTGCTGGCGATCCTGAAGGCGGGCGGCGCCTACGTGCCGCTCGATCCGGAATACCCGGTGGACCGCATCGCCTACATGGTGGAAGACAGCGGGCTCGCCCTGGTGCTGACGCAAGCTCGCCTGAAAGAGCGCCTGCCGCCGCAGGCCGGTGTGCCGGTGCTCGCGCTCGACACGCTGGACCTCGGCGGCTGCCTGCAAAGCAACCCGGTGGTGGCGCTCGACAGCGAGAGCCTCGCCTATGTGATCTACACCTCGGGCTCGACAGGCCATCCCAAGGGCGCGGCCAACCGCCATGGTTCGCTCTACAACCGCCTGGTGTGGATGCAGCAGGCCTACAAGCTCGGCGAAGCGGACACCGTGCTGCAGAAGACGCCGTTCAGCTTCGACGTGTCGGTGTGGGAATTCTTCTGGCCGCTCATGTTCGGCGCCCGGCTGGCCGTGGCCAACCCCGGCGATCACCGCGAACCCGCGCGCCTTGCGCAGCTGATTCGCATGCATGAGGTGACGACGCTGCACTTCGTGCCCTCGATGCTCCAGGCCTTTCTGGCGCACCAGGGCGTCGACGCCTGCACCAGCCTGCGGCGCATCGTCTGCAGCGGCGAGGCACTGCCGGCCGAAGCGCAGAACGAGGTGCTCCGGCGGCTGCCGCAGGCCGCGCTCTACAACCTCTATGGCCCCACCGAAGCCGCCATCGACGTGACGCACTGGACCTGCCGCGACGACGGGCGCAGCCAGGTGCCGATCGGGCGGCCGATCGACGACACGCAGACCTATGTGCTCGATGCCGAGCTGAACCTCATGCCGCCGGGCGCCGCGGGCGAGCTCTACCTGGGCGGCGCGGGGCTCGCGCGCGGCTACGTGCAGCGCGCGGCACTGACCGCCGAGCGCTTCGTGGCCGATCCGTTCGACGGCGAAGGCGGCGGCAGGCTGTACCGCACCGGCGACCTGGTGCGCTGGAACAGCGAAGGCCAGCTCGACTATCTGGGACGCATCGATCACCAGGTGAAGATCCGGGGCTTCCGCATCGAGCTCGGCGAGA
Protein-coding regions in this window:
- a CDS encoding amino acid adenylation domain-containing protein, with translation MSETSPLSERRARLSPAQLSMLQSRLKQGGNAAPAREAIVRGHVAGPVPVSFAQQGQWFLWQLNPANTAYHVGGGLGFSGPLDVAALQDAMQSLARRHEALRTVFGPGPEGLPEQRVQADVRIDIPFADLSVLDADARESRYDEAVIQVCRAPFDLTAGPLLRCALLKMADGEHQLLLMMHHIISDAWSVQLMLDDLAQAYALRTQGRQDTRPQPEIGYVDFTLWQRKWLGNSEGEGERQLAYWRKRLGASQPVLVLTTDRPRAAEARYSASQHSLDIPAGLARELKQLSRAQGGTLFMALLAAFHALLFRYTGQNEIRVGVPVAGRSRPETSGVIGIFINTLVLDARLHAQTSLAELLVQVRDTSIEAQAHQDLPFERVVQALRAEQGHAAAPLFQVMFNHLGQGDRPLRGWPGLQVRRIDLEERAAPFELTLETIEREDGGIRANFRYAAELFEPETVERMAGHYKRVLEALVGQPASKLGELDLLGDAERARLAQWGVNTHRRGEAQCVHRLIEQQAAECPNATALIFGTEVLSYGELNRRANQLAHRLIEEGVRPEVKVGVALERSAELVVGLLAILKAGGAYVPLDPEYPVDRIAYMVEDSGLALVLTQARLKERLPPQAGVPVLALDTLDLGGCLQSNPVVALDSESLAYVIYTSGSTGHPKGAANRHGSLYNRLVWMQQAYKLGEADTVLQKTPFSFDVSVWEFFWPLMFGARLAVANPGDHREPARLAQLIRMHEVTTLHFVPSMLQAFLAHQGVDACTSLRRIVCSGEALPAEAQNEVLRRLPQAALYNLYGPTEAAIDVTHWTCRDDGRSQVPIGRPIDDTQTYVLDAELNLMPPGAAGELYLGGAGLARGYVQRAALTAERFVADPFDGEGGGRLYRTGDLVRWNSEGQLDYLGRIDHQVKIRGFRIELGEIEAQLLAQPEVREAVVVASQGAGGARLVAYVSAQAGQVVDTARLRERLGQALPDYMVPGLIVVLEALPLNPNGKVDRKALPEPERGSAQAYEAPQGAMEEALAAIWAEVLGVARVGRHDNFFELGGHSLMSVQVVARAQGAMHADLTVADIFRQPVLMDMARLIADASERKPVAQSLSDIDAFMDSLEIA